From a single Couchioplanes caeruleus genomic region:
- a CDS encoding ABC transporter substrate-binding protein, translating to MSAMPGRWRPAVITLGAALLLVSACAKSEDSDTPAAGGSNASAGAQVVQSADPSAKTCTLDQFGGKKIDLKTAKIGFSQSEKEANPFRIAETKSIKDEAAKLGIPSGNLQATNANSQFNKQISDVEQMIDSGVQLLIIAPLNSDGWDSVFAKASAKKVPIITIDRKINATSCKDYLTFIGSDFEEQGKRAADKMAAAMNNKGSVAILLGAPGNNVTTLRTKGFKDQIAKVAPDIKIVFEQTGQFSREEGQKVSEQLLQSNSDINGIYAENDEMALGAEVALKSAGKNKGDVKIVSIDGTKGAVQGIVDGWIYSVIESNPRFGPLAFETATKFFNGEPIPEDIIISDREYDQSNAKNDLNSAY from the coding sequence ATGAGCGCCATGCCCGGCCGCTGGAGGCCGGCAGTCATAACCCTGGGGGCAGCGCTGCTGCTGGTCAGCGCCTGCGCCAAGTCGGAGGACAGCGACACCCCCGCGGCCGGCGGCTCCAACGCCTCGGCCGGCGCCCAGGTCGTCCAGTCGGCCGACCCCAGCGCCAAGACCTGCACGCTCGACCAGTTCGGCGGCAAGAAGATCGACCTCAAGACCGCGAAGATCGGCTTCTCCCAGTCGGAGAAGGAGGCGAACCCGTTCCGCATCGCGGAGACCAAGTCCATCAAGGACGAGGCCGCGAAGCTGGGCATCCCGAGCGGCAACCTGCAGGCGACGAACGCCAACTCGCAGTTCAACAAGCAGATCAGCGACGTCGAGCAGATGATCGACTCGGGCGTCCAGCTGCTGATCATCGCGCCGCTCAACTCCGACGGCTGGGACTCGGTCTTCGCGAAGGCGTCGGCCAAGAAGGTCCCGATCATCACGATCGACCGCAAGATCAACGCCACCTCCTGCAAGGACTACCTGACGTTCATCGGGTCGGACTTCGAGGAGCAGGGCAAGCGCGCGGCCGACAAGATGGCCGCAGCGATGAACAACAAGGGCTCGGTGGCGATCCTGCTCGGCGCGCCGGGCAACAACGTCACCACGCTGCGCACCAAGGGCTTCAAGGACCAAATCGCCAAGGTCGCTCCGGATATCAAGATCGTCTTTGAGCAGACCGGCCAGTTCTCCCGCGAGGAGGGCCAGAAGGTCTCCGAGCAGCTGCTGCAGTCCAACTCGGACATCAACGGCATCTACGCCGAGAACGACGAGATGGCGCTGGGCGCCGAGGTGGCCCTCAAGAGCGCCGGCAAGAACAAGGGCGACGTCAAGATCGTCTCGATCGACGGCACCAAGGGCGCGGTCCAGGGCATCGTGGACGGCTGGATCTACTCGGTCATCGAGTCGAACCCGCGTTTCGGCCCGCTCGCCTTCGAGACGGCCACCAAGTTCTTCAACGGTGAGCCGATCCCCGAGGACATCATCATCAGCGACCGCGAGTACGACCAGAGCAACGCCAAGAACGACCTGAACAGCGCGTACTGA
- a CDS encoding AbfB domain-containing protein, translating to MTEHRPESWRRLLAVTTAALTASAGVALAAQSPAAAAPKPPPLSTPWTGQVSTTNPLPEYPRPQLTRPDWQSLNGTWQFAGAANINTPPVGTTLGEEVLVPYPIESALSGIMRHEDYMYYRRTFTVPAAWAGRNVQLNFGAVDWQSKVWVNGTLLGTHEGGYDKFSYDVTSALRAGSNEIIVGVWDPTNNQDIPVGKQRTNRGGIWYTPSSGIWQTVWLEPTTAQRITRLDTTPNVAAGGLDLVVQGTQAGASVTAQVLNGSTVVGTASGTVGSSFRVPVPNARLWSPDDPFLYTLRVTMAGGDAVGGYFGMRSLGKAMLGGVLRPTLNGKFVFQLGTLDQGYWPDGISTAPTDAALAFDLEQQKALGFNMVRKHIKVESDRWFYHADRLGLMVWQDMPALASGREPSTVGRQRFEKELKEMIDEHKGITSIVQWVPFNEGWGEYDAGRIADLVKGWDPTRLVNHNSGSNCCDSDPDPGNGDVIDDHMYVGPGITRAPSATRIAVNGEYGGLGLRVSGHEWPTSGKFAYEWLPDSTALTNRYVQITGKLVDLINGNGLSGSVYTEPTDVEEELNGFFTYDRQIRKMDFARVREVNLRVLGAANGTTLSTNKLASLRVTTPGYTNRYLRHRDGAARTDVVSTTSTTTDRQDATFSVRPGLSNSSCYSFESRNFPGRYLRHRAYRVYSETNTGGTFTADATFCARPGLSGGGTSLEASNMPGYFMRHRAEEVWMDANTGGTFNDDATWAISAPLWRSGADLPIGQTRSFKVTTPGYDTRYLRHRDNLARTDVITTTSPATDRADATFTVRAGFADTSCYSFESVNFPGQYLRHANYRLQKSPNDNTTTFQQDATFCAQPPQNGGTGNISLESFNYPGYYWRHYAEAVYIATNGGGNTWDTPTSYIPDTTWNSTNPLG from the coding sequence GTGACTGAACATCGACCCGAATCGTGGCGACGCCTCCTCGCCGTGACCACCGCCGCGCTGACCGCCTCGGCCGGCGTCGCACTCGCCGCGCAGTCCCCCGCGGCGGCCGCCCCGAAGCCCCCGCCCCTGAGCACGCCGTGGACCGGCCAGGTGTCCACGACCAACCCGCTCCCCGAGTACCCGCGGCCGCAGCTGACCCGCCCCGACTGGCAGAGCCTCAACGGCACCTGGCAGTTCGCCGGCGCCGCGAACATCAACACGCCGCCGGTCGGCACCACCCTCGGCGAGGAGGTGCTCGTCCCGTACCCGATCGAGAGCGCTCTCTCGGGGATCATGCGGCACGAGGACTACATGTACTACCGGCGGACGTTCACCGTCCCCGCCGCCTGGGCCGGCCGCAACGTGCAGCTCAACTTCGGCGCGGTCGACTGGCAGTCCAAGGTCTGGGTGAACGGGACGCTGCTCGGCACTCACGAGGGCGGCTACGACAAGTTCTCGTACGACGTCACGAGCGCGCTGCGGGCCGGCTCCAACGAGATCATCGTCGGCGTCTGGGACCCCACCAACAACCAGGACATCCCCGTCGGCAAGCAGCGCACCAACCGCGGCGGCATCTGGTACACGCCCTCGTCGGGCATCTGGCAGACCGTCTGGCTGGAGCCGACCACGGCGCAGCGGATCACCCGGCTGGACACCACGCCCAACGTCGCGGCCGGCGGGCTGGACCTCGTCGTGCAGGGCACGCAGGCCGGCGCGAGCGTGACCGCCCAGGTGCTCAACGGCAGCACGGTGGTGGGCACGGCGAGCGGCACCGTGGGCAGCAGCTTCCGGGTCCCCGTACCGAACGCCCGGCTCTGGTCCCCCGACGACCCGTTCCTCTACACGCTCAGGGTGACCATGGCCGGCGGCGACGCCGTCGGCGGGTACTTCGGCATGCGCTCGCTCGGCAAGGCGATGCTCGGCGGCGTCCTGCGCCCCACGCTGAACGGCAAGTTCGTCTTCCAGCTCGGCACCTTGGACCAGGGCTACTGGCCGGACGGCATCTCCACGGCGCCGACCGACGCCGCGCTCGCCTTCGACCTCGAGCAGCAGAAGGCGCTCGGCTTCAACATGGTCCGCAAGCACATCAAGGTCGAGAGCGACCGCTGGTTCTACCACGCCGACCGCCTCGGGCTGATGGTGTGGCAGGACATGCCGGCGCTGGCCAGCGGCCGGGAGCCGTCGACCGTCGGGCGGCAGCGGTTCGAGAAGGAACTCAAGGAGATGATCGACGAGCACAAGGGCATCACGTCGATCGTGCAGTGGGTGCCGTTCAACGAGGGCTGGGGCGAATACGACGCCGGCCGCATCGCCGACCTGGTCAAGGGCTGGGACCCCACCCGCCTGGTGAACCACAACTCCGGCTCCAACTGCTGCGACTCCGACCCGGACCCGGGCAACGGCGACGTGATCGACGACCACATGTACGTCGGCCCCGGCATCACCCGCGCCCCGAGCGCCACCCGCATCGCGGTCAACGGCGAGTACGGCGGCCTCGGCCTGCGCGTCTCCGGTCACGAGTGGCCGACCAGCGGCAAGTTCGCGTACGAGTGGCTGCCCGACTCCACCGCGCTGACCAACCGCTACGTCCAGATCACCGGCAAGCTCGTCGACCTGATCAACGGCAACGGCCTCTCCGGTTCCGTCTACACCGAACCGACGGACGTGGAGGAGGAGCTCAACGGCTTCTTCACGTACGACCGGCAGATCCGCAAGATGGACTTCGCCCGCGTCCGCGAGGTCAACCTGCGCGTCCTCGGAGCGGCCAACGGCACCACCCTGTCCACGAACAAGCTCGCCTCACTGCGCGTCACCACACCCGGCTACACGAACCGCTACCTGCGCCACCGTGACGGCGCGGCCCGTACGGACGTCGTCTCCACCACCAGCACCACCACGGACCGCCAGGACGCCACCTTCTCCGTACGCCCCGGCCTCTCGAACAGCTCCTGCTACTCGTTCGAGTCCCGTAACTTCCCGGGCCGATACCTGCGCCACCGCGCGTACCGGGTCTACAGCGAAACCAACACCGGCGGCACCTTCACCGCGGACGCCACCTTCTGCGCCCGCCCGGGCCTCTCCGGCGGCGGCACCTCACTGGAAGCCTCCAACATGCCCGGCTACTTCATGCGCCACCGCGCCGAGGAAGTCTGGATGGACGCCAACACCGGCGGCACCTTCAACGACGACGCCACCTGGGCCATCTCGGCTCCCCTCTGGCGCAGCGGCGCCGACCTGCCCATCGGCCAGACCCGCTCCTTCAAGGTCACCACCCCGGGCTACGACACCCGCTACCTCCGCCACCGCGACAACCTCGCCCGCACGGACGTCATCACCACGACCAGCCCAGCCACGGACCGCGCCGACGCCACCTTCACCGTCCGAGCAGGCTTCGCCGACACCAGCTGCTACTCCTTCGAGTCGGTCAACTTCCCAGGCCAGTACCTGCGCCACGCCAACTACCGCCTCCAGAAGTCCCCCAACGACAACACCACCACGTTCCAGCAGGACGCCACCTTCTGCGCCCAACCACCCCAGAACGGCGGCACCGGCAACATCTCACTCGAATCCTTCAACTACCCCGGCTACTACTGGCGCCACTACGCCGAAGCCGTCTACATCGCCACCAACGGCGGCGGCAACACCTGGGACACCCCCACCAGCTACATCCCCGACACCACTTGGAACAGCACAAATCCGCTGGGCTGA
- a CDS encoding sugar ABC transporter ATP-binding protein, with product MALLEVVDVSKVFPGVRALDDVSFTLQPGEVHALVGENGAGKSTLIKVLTGVYQPDGGELRYRDQATRFDTPMAAQHAGISTIYQEVNLIPLMSVAHNLFLGREPRNAFGLLDEKRMFREAQEILLRYGVTTDVRRQLGTLALGAQQMVALARAVMIDAKVVIMDEPTSSLEPREVETLFGVIRDLHAQGIGIIYVSHRLDELYQICDAVTILRDGKVVHTGKLADLERIKLVSLMLGRDMSAVRREGFTGFAGEHPDAVDAAPVLRVTDLNSRHKLHDISFAVKPGEVVGLGGLLGAGRSETIKAIGGAYPVDSGEVQVDGRALKRPTTVQAVKAGIAVQPEDRKAEGIVAGLSVRENIALAVLPRMSRLGLVSDKKIDQIVDTYMKRLRIKASSPDQRVGDLSGGNQQKVLLARLLATQPKVLLLDEPTRGIDVGAKAEVQGLIDELAAEGLGVVLVSSDAEELVEGSDRVVVLRDGAVVGELRGDDVTTEALLETIAAAAVEAKEVGNDD from the coding sequence ATGGCGCTGCTAGAAGTCGTCGATGTCTCCAAAGTGTTCCCGGGCGTCCGAGCCCTGGACGACGTGTCCTTCACCCTGCAACCCGGTGAGGTCCACGCGCTCGTCGGCGAGAACGGCGCCGGGAAATCCACCCTGATCAAGGTCCTCACCGGCGTCTACCAGCCCGACGGCGGCGAGCTGCGCTACCGCGACCAGGCGACCCGCTTCGACACCCCGATGGCCGCCCAGCACGCCGGGATCTCCACGATCTACCAGGAGGTCAACCTCATCCCGCTGATGAGCGTGGCCCACAACCTCTTCCTCGGCCGCGAGCCGCGGAACGCGTTCGGCCTGCTCGACGAGAAGCGCATGTTCCGCGAGGCCCAGGAGATCCTGCTGCGCTACGGCGTCACCACCGACGTCCGCCGCCAGCTCGGCACGCTGGCGCTGGGCGCGCAGCAGATGGTCGCCCTCGCCCGGGCCGTCATGATCGACGCGAAGGTCGTCATCATGGACGAGCCGACCTCGTCGCTGGAGCCGCGCGAGGTGGAGACCCTCTTCGGTGTCATCCGGGACCTGCACGCGCAGGGCATCGGCATCATCTACGTCAGCCACCGCCTCGACGAGCTGTACCAGATCTGCGACGCGGTCACGATCCTGCGCGACGGCAAGGTGGTGCACACCGGCAAGCTCGCCGACCTGGAACGGATCAAGCTGGTCTCGCTGATGCTGGGCCGCGACATGTCGGCCGTACGCCGCGAGGGCTTCACCGGGTTCGCCGGCGAGCACCCCGACGCCGTCGACGCCGCCCCGGTCCTGCGGGTCACCGACCTCAACAGCCGGCACAAGCTGCACGACATCAGCTTCGCCGTGAAGCCGGGCGAGGTGGTCGGGCTGGGCGGGCTGCTCGGCGCCGGGCGCAGCGAGACGATCAAGGCGATCGGGGGCGCGTACCCGGTGGACAGCGGCGAGGTCCAGGTCGACGGCCGGGCTCTGAAGCGTCCCACCACCGTGCAGGCCGTGAAGGCGGGCATCGCAGTGCAGCCCGAGGACCGCAAGGCCGAGGGCATCGTGGCCGGCCTGTCGGTACGCGAGAACATCGCCCTGGCCGTGCTCCCCCGGATGTCCAGGCTGGGCCTGGTCTCGGACAAGAAGATCGACCAGATCGTCGACACGTACATGAAGCGGCTGCGGATCAAGGCGTCCAGCCCGGACCAGCGCGTCGGCGACCTGTCCGGCGGCAACCAGCAGAAGGTGCTGCTGGCCCGCCTGCTCGCCACCCAGCCGAAGGTGCTGCTGCTCGACGAGCCCACCCGCGGCATCGACGTCGGCGCGAAGGCGGAGGTCCAGGGCCTCATCGACGAGCTGGCCGCCGAGGGGCTCGGCGTGGTGCTGGTCTCCTCGGACGCCGAGGAGCTGGTCGAGGGCTCGGACCGGGTGGTGGTGCTGCGCGACGGCGCGGTCGTCGGCGAGCTGCGCGGCGACGACGTGACCACCGAGGCGCTGCTCGAGACGATCGCCGCGGCGGCGGTCGAAGCGAAAGAGGTAGGCAATGACGACTGA
- a CDS encoding ABC transporter permease, producing the protein MTTEAATAPRPALDLARVRAWLPKYGVYVAILVLVGYNVLFTPNFLTLSNLRIQLVQVAPIVIVALGMALVIGTEGIDLSVGSVMALAAALIPLYLGYGVVAAILMSLVAGVLVGLVNGTLVARVGLQPIVATLALFVGGRGLALVISNGQLKDVRNEDLIFLGSGNLFGIPMLVWIAALLVLVVAFVVRRTVFGRRLLAIGGNRPATELAGVPVKRVLITVYVVCSVLASIAGVLAVARIQSSDASAVGLLIELSAITAVVVGGTPLTGGKVRVLGTVAGALLMQLVVATMIKHNLQPSTTEMVQAVIILIAVYVARERKSR; encoded by the coding sequence ATGACGACTGAGGCTGCGACCGCCCCGCGGCCCGCCCTCGACCTCGCCCGGGTCCGCGCCTGGCTGCCGAAGTACGGCGTCTACGTCGCAATCCTGGTGCTGGTCGGCTACAACGTGCTGTTCACCCCGAACTTCCTGACCTTGAGCAACCTGCGCATCCAGCTGGTCCAGGTCGCCCCGATCGTCATCGTGGCGCTGGGCATGGCCCTGGTCATCGGCACCGAGGGCATCGACCTGTCGGTGGGCTCGGTGATGGCCCTGGCCGCGGCACTGATCCCGCTCTACCTCGGGTACGGCGTCGTCGCCGCGATCCTCATGTCGCTGGTCGCCGGCGTGCTGGTGGGCCTCGTCAACGGCACGCTGGTGGCCCGGGTGGGGCTGCAACCGATCGTGGCCACCCTCGCCCTGTTCGTCGGCGGCCGCGGGCTGGCCCTGGTGATCTCCAACGGCCAGCTCAAGGACGTCCGCAACGAGGACCTGATCTTCCTCGGCTCCGGCAACCTCTTCGGCATCCCGATGCTGGTCTGGATCGCCGCGCTGCTGGTGCTCGTGGTCGCGTTCGTGGTGCGGCGCACGGTCTTCGGCCGCCGGCTGCTGGCGATCGGCGGCAACCGGCCCGCGACCGAGCTGGCCGGCGTACCGGTGAAGCGGGTCCTGATCACGGTGTACGTGGTCTGTTCGGTCCTGGCCTCCATCGCCGGCGTGCTGGCCGTGGCCCGCATCCAGTCCAGCGACGCCTCGGCGGTGGGCCTGCTCATCGAGCTCTCCGCGATCACCGCGGTGGTGGTCGGTGGCACCCCGCTCACCGGCGGCAAGGTCCGGGTGCTGGGTACGGTGGCCGGCGCCCTGCTCATGCAGCTCGTGGTCGCCACCATGATCAAGCACAACCTGCAGCCGTCCACGACCGAGATGGTGCAGGCCGTCATCATCCTCATCGCCGTGTACGTCGCCCGAGAGAGGAAGAGCCGGTGA
- a CDS encoding ABC transporter permease produces the protein MTQGIVSDPEVPAAVVAADERRAERTDRIVGLVQRQGALAVLIVVVLIATASFPNFRSFDNAGTILVAAAPPALIALGMTFVIITGGIDLSVGSLYVLGGVVSAYASKWGLLPAFLVPLAVCGLIGVVNGLLIAYTRMAPFIVTLAALLGARGLMRALSDEGSTTYLVTNDAFRSFGTGSFLGIGYPVWLVVVVFALGMVLLSRTRFGHAVYAVGGSEDAASLMGVAVRRTKVWVYVMSGLLAGLAGAINAAKLGSGVTVLGTGMELDAIAAVVIGGTLLTGGAGTIAGTIAGVLLLGVIQNMINQVGNVPSSYQQVISGAFLAVVVVAQTYLVKFRRVT, from the coding sequence GTGACCCAGGGAATCGTCTCGGACCCCGAGGTCCCCGCGGCCGTCGTCGCCGCGGACGAGCGACGGGCCGAACGCACCGACCGCATCGTCGGCCTGGTGCAGCGGCAGGGCGCGCTGGCCGTGCTCATCGTGGTGGTGCTCATCGCGACGGCGTCGTTCCCCAACTTCCGCAGCTTCGACAACGCGGGCACGATCCTCGTCGCCGCGGCGCCGCCCGCGCTGATCGCGCTGGGCATGACCTTCGTGATCATCACCGGTGGCATCGACCTGTCCGTCGGCTCGCTCTACGTGCTGGGCGGCGTGGTCTCCGCGTACGCGTCGAAGTGGGGCCTGCTGCCGGCGTTCCTCGTGCCGCTGGCGGTGTGCGGGCTGATCGGCGTGGTGAACGGGCTGCTGATCGCGTACACGAGGATGGCGCCCTTCATCGTCACGCTGGCCGCGCTGCTCGGCGCCCGAGGGCTGATGCGGGCCCTGAGCGACGAGGGCTCGACGACGTACCTGGTCACGAACGACGCGTTCCGCAGCTTCGGCACCGGCTCGTTCCTGGGCATCGGCTACCCGGTGTGGCTGGTCGTGGTCGTCTTCGCGCTGGGCATGGTGCTGCTGTCCCGGACGCGCTTCGGTCACGCCGTCTACGCGGTCGGCGGCAGCGAGGACGCGGCCAGCCTCATGGGCGTGGCCGTACGCCGTACCAAGGTCTGGGTCTACGTCATGTCCGGCCTGCTCGCCGGCCTGGCCGGGGCGATCAACGCGGCGAAGCTGGGTTCGGGCGTCACGGTGCTCGGCACCGGCATGGAGCTCGACGCGATCGCGGCCGTGGTCATCGGTGGCACGCTGCTCACCGGCGGCGCGGGCACGATCGCCGGCACCATCGCGGGCGTCCTGCTGCTCGGCGTGATCCAGAACATGATCAACCAGGTCGGCAACGTGCCGAGCAGCTACCAGCAGGTCATCAGCGGCGCGTTCCTGGCCGTGGTGGTCGTCGCCCAGACGTACCTGGTCAAGTTCCGCCGAGTGACCTGA
- a CDS encoding thiol-disulfide oxidoreductase DCC family protein → MNTPTFVYDGDCSFCTTCAQFIERRIPSRATVVPWQFADLGALGLTLEQVEEAVQWVGPDGTVASGPDAIALLLRDAGRLWEVPGRALQVKPVGLLAWPIYRWIAGHRHLLPGGTAACSLPQAQREKLYGPGA, encoded by the coding sequence ATGAACACCCCGACCTTCGTGTACGACGGCGACTGCTCCTTCTGCACGACGTGCGCGCAGTTCATCGAGCGCCGCATCCCGTCGCGCGCGACGGTGGTCCCGTGGCAGTTCGCCGATCTCGGCGCCCTCGGCCTGACGCTGGAGCAGGTCGAGGAGGCGGTGCAGTGGGTAGGCCCGGACGGCACGGTCGCCTCCGGGCCGGACGCCATCGCGCTGCTGCTGCGCGACGCCGGCCGCCTGTGGGAGGTGCCGGGGCGCGCGCTGCAGGTCAAGCCGGTGGGGCTGCTGGCCTGGCCGATCTACCGCTGGATCGCCGGCCACCGGCACCTGCTCCCCGGTGGCACGGCGGCCTGTTCGCTCCCCCAGGCCCAGCGCGAGAAGCTGTACGGCCCCGGCGCCTGA
- a CDS encoding zf-HC2 domain-containing protein, which translates to MSPDHDELRRLLGGYLLGGLDDADTDRLDAHLLHCDGCREELERLGPVPELLRSLTNAPPLVVAPGTRPSPARVEGLLGRMRAERARERRRAGIRWLAAAAVVLLAAVSLGIVLTRDRDAPVPPQAAASHPPLVTAEFEAADGSGMAGQAVLTGKTWGVSVDLTVSKLSGRGPFVCQVRRADGMTEQAAIWGPTPSGNARVTGASSIQLPSVSVVAVADKEGHVLGTARVR; encoded by the coding sequence GTGAGCCCCGACCACGACGAGCTGCGCCGGCTGCTCGGCGGCTACCTGCTCGGCGGCCTGGACGACGCCGACACCGACCGCCTCGACGCGCACCTGCTGCATTGCGACGGATGCCGGGAGGAGCTGGAGCGGCTGGGGCCCGTACCGGAGCTGCTCCGGTCCCTGACCAACGCCCCGCCGCTGGTCGTCGCGCCGGGCACCCGCCCCAGCCCGGCCCGCGTCGAGGGTCTGCTCGGCCGGATGCGGGCCGAACGGGCGCGCGAACGCCGCCGCGCCGGGATCCGGTGGCTGGCCGCGGCCGCGGTCGTGCTGCTCGCCGCGGTGTCCCTCGGCATCGTGCTGACCCGTGACCGGGACGCGCCCGTGCCACCGCAGGCCGCGGCGAGCCACCCGCCGCTGGTCACCGCGGAGTTCGAGGCCGCCGACGGCAGCGGGATGGCGGGGCAGGCGGTGCTCACCGGCAAGACGTGGGGGGTCTCGGTGGACCTCACCGTGTCCAAGCTCAGCGGCCGGGGGCCGTTCGTCTGCCAGGTGCGCCGGGCCGACGGGATGACCGAGCAGGCCGCGATCTGGGGGCCCACGCCGAGCGGCAACGCCCGGGTCACCGGCGCGAGCTCGATCCAGTTGCCCAGCGTCAGCGTGGTCGCGGTGGCCGACAAGGAGGGACACGTCCTCGGCACCGCCCGCGTCCGCTGA
- a CDS encoding sigma-70 family RNA polymerase sigma factor has product MRRRVSPAEELMTALYTEHYAVLLSFVSRYVSDRHKAEDLVQETLLRAWRHIDHLEPDPGRTRSYLLTIARNVVTNAWRAEQRRPHLVADDAAVESAPAADNVDQLVEGWLVAEALERLSADHRAVVQAMYYEGQTVADAARKLSVPEGTVKSRAYYAVRALRQAFEEMGVLR; this is encoded by the coding sequence ATGAGGCGACGGGTGAGTCCCGCCGAGGAGCTGATGACCGCGCTCTACACCGAGCACTACGCGGTGCTGCTCAGCTTCGTCTCGCGCTACGTGTCCGACCGGCACAAGGCCGAGGACCTGGTGCAGGAGACGCTGCTGCGCGCGTGGCGGCACATCGACCACCTGGAGCCCGACCCCGGGCGGACCCGCTCGTACCTGTTGACGATCGCGCGCAACGTGGTGACCAACGCCTGGCGGGCCGAGCAGCGCCGCCCGCACCTCGTGGCCGACGACGCGGCGGTGGAGTCGGCGCCTGCCGCCGACAACGTCGACCAGCTCGTCGAGGGCTGGCTCGTCGCCGAGGCGCTGGAGCGGCTCTCGGCCGACCACCGCGCGGTCGTGCAGGCCATGTACTACGAGGGCCAGACCGTCGCCGACGCGGCCCGGAAGCTGTCGGTGCCCGAGGGCACGGTGAAGTCGCGGGCCTACTACGCCGTACGGGCCCTGCGGCAGGCGTTCGAGGAGATGGGGGTGCTGCGGTGA
- a CDS encoding neprosin family prolyl endopeptidase, producing the protein MSNSRRGLLAAGLAAAVVGSMGVVWTLNADADELPASEAPAAVTASADPAGDADAAAPSAGETAPADESAPADMTAPADVTPSDDVEPPVAAPAAQGGEFPEPPKVLPWGQRPSKLKRARAGANSRAVAAAGADAAPADTSGSLEPVPEYAPKGRNSRGGLLRKARTTVVPPAPPTRGAAAAAGDVYFHYAVGTQVADTDGSWANLSIAKPYLARGDFHTLTEIAVQSADGRQIVEVGWTVDRAVNGDDDPHLFVYYWKDRVPSCYNACGFTMYSSTVKPGDTLPVGTSKRFGIQHFDGVWWIAYDSEWIGYFPDRLWNGTYTRAGLTQWFGEVASATDQPCTDMGNSLPAGDLSAARIGSISMTNGPVPFPAVRTTSPYYSVQSMTDRTFRFGGSGAC; encoded by the coding sequence GTGTCGAACTCCCGCCGCGGTTTGCTCGCCGCCGGCCTGGCCGCCGCCGTAGTCGGCTCCATGGGGGTCGTGTGGACCCTGAACGCCGATGCCGACGAACTTCCCGCTTCGGAGGCGCCCGCCGCCGTCACCGCGTCCGCCGACCCGGCGGGCGACGCAGATGCCGCGGCGCCCTCCGCCGGCGAGACCGCGCCTGCTGACGAGAGTGCGCCCGCGGACATGACCGCGCCCGCCGACGTCACCCCGTCGGACGACGTGGAGCCGCCGGTCGCCGCTCCCGCGGCTCAGGGCGGCGAGTTCCCCGAACCGCCGAAGGTGCTGCCGTGGGGTCAGCGGCCGTCGAAGCTCAAGCGTGCCCGGGCCGGCGCGAACAGCAGGGCGGTCGCGGCCGCCGGCGCGGACGCGGCGCCGGCCGACACCAGCGGATCGCTCGAGCCCGTTCCGGAGTACGCGCCGAAGGGCCGCAACTCGCGCGGCGGCCTGCTCCGCAAAGCCCGCACCACCGTCGTGCCGCCGGCTCCCCCCACGCGGGGCGCAGCCGCGGCCGCCGGCGACGTCTACTTCCACTACGCGGTCGGCACCCAGGTCGCCGACACCGACGGCAGCTGGGCCAACCTGTCGATCGCGAAGCCGTACCTGGCCCGCGGCGACTTCCACACGCTGACGGAGATCGCGGTGCAGTCCGCCGACGGCCGCCAGATCGTCGAGGTGGGCTGGACGGTCGACCGGGCGGTCAACGGCGACGACGACCCGCACCTGTTCGTGTACTACTGGAAGGACCGCGTGCCCAGCTGCTACAACGCCTGCGGTTTCACGATGTACAGCAGCACGGTCAAACCCGGCGACACGTTGCCCGTCGGAACGTCGAAGCGCTTCGGCATCCAGCACTTCGACGGCGTCTGGTGGATCGCGTACGACTCGGAGTGGATCGGGTACTTCCCGGACCGGCTGTGGAACGGCACCTACACCCGGGCCGGCCTGACCCAGTGGTTCGGCGAGGTCGCGTCGGCCACCGACCAGCCGTGCACCGACATGGGCAACAGCCTGCCCGCCGGGGACCTCTCCGCGGCGCGGATCGGATCCATCTCCATGACCAACGGCCCGGTGCCGTTTCCCGCCGTACGGACCACCAGCCCGTACTACAGCGTGCAGTCGATGACCGACCGGACGTTCCGGTTCGGCGGGTCGGGAGCCTGCTGA
- a CDS encoding cysteine dioxygenase has product MTVADLRLDHLALAQRFAADPRVWPVAPRFDASARWYHRLAEADDHEIWLLTWLPGQGTDLHDHGGSAGAFHVFSGTLTEDTVSIAPDSPPRITARELGEGAGRRFGSRHIHRITNRSNRPAISIHAYAPALRTMTRYRIGASGLDVVTVEQAGAQW; this is encoded by the coding sequence ATGACCGTCGCCGACCTCCGCCTCGACCACCTCGCCCTCGCCCAGCGGTTCGCCGCCGATCCCCGGGTCTGGCCCGTCGCGCCCCGCTTCGACGCGTCAGCGCGCTGGTACCACCGGCTCGCCGAGGCGGACGACCACGAGATCTGGCTGCTGACGTGGCTCCCCGGACAGGGCACCGACCTGCACGACCACGGCGGGTCGGCCGGCGCGTTCCACGTCTTCTCGGGCACCCTCACCGAGGACACGGTCAGCATCGCGCCCGACAGCCCGCCCCGCATCACCGCGCGGGAGCTGGGCGAAGGCGCCGGGCGGCGGTTCGGCAGCCGGCACATCCACCGGATCACCAACCGCTCGAACCGGCCGGCGATCAGCATCCACGCGTACGCCCCCGCGCTGCGGACCATGACCCGTTACCGCATCGGCGCCTCGGGCCTCGATGTCGTGACGGTCGAGCAGGCCGGAGCACAGTGGTGA